Proteins encoded by one window of Vibrio panuliri:
- a CDS encoding PTS sugar transporter subunit IIB, with translation MKIFLCCAAGMSTSMLVTKMEQAAQAQNIKCEISAHSVAEFEDCITVCDVCLVAPQVKFKFEDFKREAAALGKACGLIDMMNYGMLKGDAVLAQAIELYNAR, from the coding sequence ATGAAGATCTTTCTTTGTTGTGCAGCAGGAATGTCTACCAGCATGCTGGTAACCAAAATGGAGCAAGCCGCTCAAGCACAAAACATTAAATGCGAAATTTCCGCCCACTCGGTCGCGGAATTTGAAGATTGCATTACCGTGTGTGACGTTTGTTTGGTAGCACCACAAGTGAAATTTAAATTCGAGGATTTCAAACGTGAAGCCGCAGCATTAGGAAAAGCCTGTGGACTCATCGACATGATGAACTATGGAATGCTCAAAGGGGATGCGGTACTGGCTCAAGCAATCGAGCTATACAACGCACGATAA